Genomic DNA from uncultured Methanospirillum sp.:
TACCGATAGAAGACCGTCCGTTGCCATTTTTTCTCTTGACTGGCTCAGAAACGCTCTGATTGTCTTGTTATCCATCTCGGGGTGAAATTGAAGACCAATCACCCGGGAATCATAGAAAAATGCCTGGTTCTGACATGTATCAGAGGCGTACAGGTGTACTGCACCGGGTGGAATACTGAACGTATCGTTGTGCCATTGAAAGACAGTAACCTCATCAGGAAAAATATCCAGACCTGATACCGTAATCTCTTCACGTAACTGGCGTACACTATCGCGAAGCCGTCTGATAGTATGCCACCCGTATTCGGGAAGATCCGCCCGTGTAACAACTCCACCAAGGACTGCTGAGATGAGTTGACCGCCAAGACAGACACCGAGCACTGGTACTCCTGAATCAATCACAGCCCTGATGAAGATCTTTTCTGGAATGAGCCAGGGATACATTGATTCCTCATAAATATTCATTGCACCGCCCATGATGATGAGGAGGTCTACCTGATCCGGATCCGGAAGTGGATCCCCATTATAGAGACGAATCCGAATGAGAGGTAAATCATGCTCTGCAAGCCATCTGGCAATGAATACCGGTTCATCGTCATGATCATGTTCAAGTGAATAGATGTGCATGGCACCAAATCCCCAATTTCAGGGTATCAATTTTTTATGAATTTCTGATCATTCATCGTGGTAGACAGAATCAGAACAGGTTCATATGATACCTGTCCTGGAATATAATTCAGAGGAAACGGGAGAGCGTTCCTCTCTCCCGAAAATATATGGTGTGGTATGGTATATCCTTGAGTAATCGAGTGGTATAGAGCTTTTTTCAGCTACACCCGCAGCTGTCAGCGGGGTTCCTGGTTAATACTAATTTCACCTCACTAGGGCCAAGACGCTCACTCTGCAGAGTAAACCCACAACACGTCGACTCCAGTGGAATCCAGGGGGGTACATGATCGCAGATCACTTCTAATGACTCATACGATCCAGCCCTGATAAACTTCTGAAGCACCTGTTTGCTGCTTACATCAGGTCTCTGCCCCTGAATCTCCTTGATTGAAAGGTAATACTTTCCCGGGGAGATCTCGACAGGCACCGGAATATCAGTTGATGTGACTTCCTGTGCAGAATCCTGATCCTCTTCTTCCCTCCAGACCTGGTCGAGAAATTCCTCAGGCTTCCCGTGAATCTCCCAGACTCCGCACCGGGCCTTCTCCAGCTCAAAGAAGATGGCTCCGGTTGCAACTCTCGCAACAAATATCCTGCAGTCGCCAAGAAACGTTACCAGTTCAGCCATCTTTGTTCTGAGCTGGGCCAGTCCCTGGCTGGTGTCGAGGGAAAAAGACATTCGCCTGACCGGTTCCCAGGAGGATAGCACTTTTGAGTATACGACAACCTCACCGGGTCCTGTCAGGGTAGTTGTACACCCCTCCTGATCCAGCATTGCTGCAATCTCGGGGATCATAATGTCTCCTCAGATAACCAGTCGCTCCACGACTGTACCGCCCTCGATGTGTGACTCCATGATCTCTTCCACATCATCAGGACCTACCGAGCCATACCAGACATTGTCAGGATAGACAACAACTATCGGACCTTTCTCACATATCCCGAAACATCCGGTATTGGTGATGAAGACATCACCGCCCAGGTCGCGTTCTTCGATCTCTTCCATGAACTTTGCCATAACATCGACGCCTTCCTTTGTATGACAGAATCCTTTCTGCTGGCCGGTTGGTCGTGAACTGGTGCAGATAAAAATATGGTGTGATGGTTTTTGCATAATAATCTCCTGTGTTTTTTACGAATTCCTGCGGTTTCAGATATGATTGAACATCTCTTCTTTGGTCTTCTCCCGGTATGAGCCGTACTTCTGCTCAAGCAGGGTATTTGTGAACCGGTCCAGAAATGCAAGAGTTCCTGCATATCCGGCAGAGAAGATCCTCTGCCCGCCGATCCGGTCGTGAATCGGATATCCGATCCTGGTAACCGGGATCCCATGTCGTTCGGTCAGGAATTTTCCTCCAGTATGCCCAACTCCGATCGTTGCTCCTGCTGAAACAGCAGCATGCTCAATAGAAGCGAAGTCAGCCTCTTCAATGATCACCGGCTGTTCAAGCAGTTCGGTAAGCATCGGTCGGATGAGATTCCCGAGTTTGCTGTGCGGCGATCCGCTCGCAATAACCACCGGCTCGGCACCATTCTCGATGCAGGTGCAGGTCAGGGCATAGACCATCTCCGGCTCGCCGTAGATGACCGGTCTTCCTTCAGCATTATATTTGTGTGAATCAGCCATTCCATCCAGGAGCCAGCCACGTTCTAACGCAAGCTGCCCGGGAACCGGAAGACCGGTATGTGATGATAACGCCGCTATGAACTGGTCCACATTATCGAGCCCGATGGGGATCGGGAGGTTGACAAGTCTGACACCGAACTGCTGCTCCAGGAATAACCCGGGAGAGATCGCATCCGGACAGGTCATACCGAACTGGATCGTGATCGGAGCTCCGGGCATCCTTGAGATATCAGCAGGACTTGTCCCGCCGGTTGGGATCTTCTGGTAACTGCCACCGTATGGCCGGTCCAGTGTCATCGAGAAGTCCGGAATCAGGGTGTACTCCAGGTTGAACATGCCGA
This window encodes:
- a CDS encoding 2Fe-2S ferredoxin — its product is MQKPSHHIFICTSSRPTGQQKGFCHTKEGVDVMAKFMEEIEERDLGGDVFITNTGCFGICEKGPIVVVYPDNVWYGSVGPDDVEEIMESHIEGGTVVERLVI
- a CDS encoding type 1 glutamine amidotransferase, whose amino-acid sequence is MHIYSLEHDHDDEPVFIARWLAEHDLPLIRIRLYNGDPLPDPDQVDLLIIMGGAMNIYEESMYPWLIPEKIFIRAVIDSGVPVLGVCLGGQLISAVLGGVVTRADLPEYGWHTIRRLRDSVRQLREEITVSGLDIFPDEVTVFQWHNDTFSIPPGAVHLYASDTCQNQAFFYDSRVIGLQFHPEMDNKTIRAFLSQSREKMATDGLLSVHDDTLSRIQLFPAGNEFVSGLLYYLTGLVRN
- a CDS encoding nitrogenase component 1, producing MQTVSTHRVKEVNENQCHMCMPLGGVIAFKGIKGAMVLVHGSQGCSTYMRLANVEHFHEPVDIASSSLNEKQTILGGEKNLKKALDNVLRVYQPTMLGILTTCLAETMGEDMDRIIRSYRQERPDLNVEIVSVATPSYGGTHSEGFWAATRAIIAHYAKPCAPHNRINVIIPNISPADIREIKRILGMFNLEYTLIPDFSMTLDRPYGGSYQKIPTGGTSPADISRMPGAPITIQFGMTCPDAISPGLFLEQQFGVRLVNLPIPIGLDNVDQFIAALSSHTGLPVPGQLALERGWLLDGMADSHKYNAEGRPVIYGEPEMVYALTCTCIENGAEPVVIASGSPHSKLGNLIRPMLTELLEQPVIIEEADFASIEHAAVSAGATIGVGHTGGKFLTERHGIPVTRIGYPIHDRIGGQRIFSAGYAGTLAFLDRFTNTLLEQKYGSYREKTKEEMFNHI
- a CDS encoding Fe-only nitrogenase accessory AnfO family protein, producing MIPEIAAMLDQEGCTTTLTGPGEVVVYSKVLSSWEPVRRMSFSLDTSQGLAQLRTKMAELVTFLGDCRIFVARVATGAIFFELEKARCGVWEIHGKPEEFLDQVWREEEDQDSAQEVTSTDIPVPVEISPGKYYLSIKEIQGQRPDVSSKQVLQKFIRAGSYESLEVICDHVPPWIPLESTCCGFTLQSERLGPSEVKLVLTRNPADSCGCS